AGGATCGAATTCCATATGCAACACGATGGCTTCAACAGATGCCAAGCTGTGGTTATAGGTTAAATAGTGCTGCGGAATACAGTGACTTCCGTTCGTTAAAGTCACTTTCGGTGCCTGCGCTATCGGCTGTTCCCCTAGCAATAGAGGCATGATCGAGTTCATAAATTAAATCTGCATCAAGTCTTGTTAATCAGAGCTTCACCACCTGAAACTCCACTCTTTTGGCTCACGCTAAACCACCGCGAGATTGGCAAATCATAAATATCAAATGTGACACATCACCGACGCCTCTAAAAAACAACTGGCTTGGTCTGTTCAATAGCATTTCCTGCTCTGTACTACGGGTATATCGTCAAGTTTGGATCAGCATCAATCTTCGACTTTCAATCGATGTTCCTCTTTCGTGTTACGGATATAGACCCACACGCCAAATGAATAATTTCATACACAGAGAGATTCAGTTGAGGTATTGGAAATGTGTTTAATTTGCATTCAATGTTGTGACATACTAACGACAGTCTAGAAAGGAGGCTGACATGTTATTAACCGGAGCTTTTATCCTAGTTTTTGTAGGATTTGTTCATTCAATATTGGGCGAAAAATACATTTTAATTCGTCTATTTAGACGCGAAAACCTTCCGGAGTTGCTTGGCAGCGATTGGTTTACAAAACGCACAATTCGCTTTACTTGGCACTTAACCACTGTGGCTTGGTGGGGATTTGCATCAGTGCTTTATGTCTTGTCGAACCAAGCTCAGAATGTAGAAAACCAAATTTTGGTGATTACGTCCGCAACCTTCGCCATCAGCGGGTTTATCTCGTTCTTTCTCTCGCGCGGCAAGCACCTGTCATGGTTGTTCTTTTTTGCCGTTGCTGGTATCGCGCTCTCGGCTGTACTGATTAATCGGGCTTAACTCGATCTACAATATGCTGCAGTACCCAGTCAGGGGCGTCGATTGATAAATCATGCCCCGCGGTTGGCTGAATCACTAATTCACAATTCCAATGTTCCGCTATAGCCAATGAACATTTGGGACTAACCAAATCATCTGCCCCGCCATTCAAAATCAACACATGGTCGCAAGGAGCTTCTTCACTGCCCGAATAGTGCGCCGCAGCCCAAAGCTGACGCAACGCATTAAATACCGACGGCGACCCCTCACATGCGTATTCAGTCCAGCGCAACGCAATTTTTTGATTAAACCGCGCACGTGTTGATGTCATTTCCAACACCAACTGTTCTTTTTTAAACCGACTATAGGGTAATAGAAACGTCATCAGTGCTCTGAAGTACCATTGCGGATTCAGCCGTTCAGTCATTTTACTAAAGCGCTTAAAGCTGCTGTTCATCAAGATCAATGAACCTATTTCATTCGGGTACATCTGTGCCCATTGCGCACCAATCATGCCGCCCATAGACAATGCGACGATGGTATATCGCGTTCTCGGTTGCAGGGGCTGAAGTTGTAGCCGAATGTCATTCACCATTTGTTCAACTGAGAAAGGGGACGTTTCATGACTTCTGAGTCCATTGCCCGCTAAATCGGGCGTTTCAACAATTGCATCGGGAAGTTCAACTCGAATCATGTCAGGCAAGCTTCCCCAGTGGCGGTGATCTCTGAGCAAGCCTCGTAACAAAACTATCCGTTGAGTCATTTTGAATGCCCTTCTTCGTCATACCAAAGCTTAAGCGCCGCACGCGTATCTTTACTCACCTGAGTAGGCTTCAATTTTTGCCAACGAGAGTGCGACCGAGTTGCCATCATCATAAAGTCCATCAAAGGATAGTGACGCCTTAAAATACGTCGCTGACGGTGCGGCAACATGGGGTTAAATAAGCTGCCAAACTTCAGCAGTTGCCTCGGGTTTTTCTTGACCCAAAGCCAAGAGCCCATTTCTAATGTGAGCGGCAGGAATGTAGTATTGGGGTATGCCTCAAGGCTATGGTCATACAACAAGTCCCACACGTCACCATGGGTCGTATAGCTATGCGCTTGCGGCTCTACTTTATATAAAGTGTGATTGGGGAATGTTTTCACGAATAAACGATTGACCCGATACATGGTGTTTAAATCGGCGATAGGTGTGAACGAGCCTGCATAGGGAAACCACAAACGGTCATGAAAACCAAACCCGCTGTGGCAGTCGAGCGTCATGGTAAAAGGCCGCCCAAGCACGTGTTGTCTCATATAATCATGAAGCCCCTGAAGCTCTGGCTCCATGCAATCTTCTTTGAGACCCCGATACCAAGGCAAATGCCTAGAATAGCGGTGGCCGCCCAACAATTTAGGGACTTTACCTTTGGCCTCAATAGGAGCATTACGCATCAAATCGATACCATTAGGGTTACAGCGCGTATTGTTAAACATCCCTCCGGGATTGACGATAGGGATCATAAACAGCTTCACTTTGTCGAGCTGATCTTGTAACGAATCATCCCAACGCATTCGACTGAGTAACGATTGCAAATACGCCAAGATCACCTGACTGCCAATCCGCTCCACACCGTGCACACCACCCACAAACCCAATAGCCGGCGCTAGTGGGTCGGTTGAGCCCATTTCAAGTAAATGTACCGGTAGCGTACTGCCATCAAACGGCGCATTGGCAATCACCGAACAACGCATTTTAGAACCCGCGCGCTCAATTAAGCTTTCAAGTTCGAATAGTTCGGGCAAATTCTGTTTCAGGTCGTACAAACGTTCAGACATCCATCGCCCTCACGTGCAACACCGAACTCTGGAGAACATGTTCTAAAGCCATCGTCATCACAATTCACATTTCAATCTGAAGACTATAGCTAAATCAAAGCGCTAACGGCGCTATGTCATATAAGTTTCA
The DNA window shown above is from Echinimonas agarilytica and carries:
- a CDS encoding alpha/beta fold hydrolase, with amino-acid sequence MTQRIVLLRGLLRDHRHWGSLPDMIRVELPDAIVETPDLAGNGLRSHETSPFSVEQMVNDIRLQLQPLQPRTRYTIVALSMGGMIGAQWAQMYPNEIGSLILMNSSFKRFSKMTERLNPQWYFRALMTFLLPYSRFKKEQLVLEMTSTRARFNQKIALRWTEYACEGSPSVFNALRQLWAAAHYSGSEEAPCDHVLILNGGADDLVSPKCSLAIAEHWNCELVIQPTAGHDLSIDAPDWVLQHIVDRVKPD
- a CDS encoding M14 family zinc carboxypeptidase, yielding MSERLYDLKQNLPELFELESLIERAGSKMRCSVIANAPFDGSTLPVHLLEMGSTDPLAPAIGFVGGVHGVERIGSQVILAYLQSLLSRMRWDDSLQDQLDKVKLFMIPIVNPGGMFNNTRCNPNGIDLMRNAPIEAKGKVPKLLGGHRYSRHLPWYRGLKEDCMEPELQGLHDYMRQHVLGRPFTMTLDCHSGFGFHDRLWFPYAGSFTPIADLNTMYRVNRLFVKTFPNHTLYKVEPQAHSYTTHGDVWDLLYDHSLEAYPNTTFLPLTLEMGSWLWVKKNPRQLLKFGSLFNPMLPHRQRRILRRHYPLMDFMMMATRSHSRWQKLKPTQVSKDTRAALKLWYDEEGHSK